Proteins encoded by one window of Deltaproteobacteria bacterium:
- the lptD gene encoding LPS assembly protein LptD: MNKIFPWHFICFLTIVFWGAAFSGWALEGLPTTGGPFTIEADRISYDQGEDIYRASGQVSIVFSGGTLRADSVMLAKGSNTASAEGRVRLQTASDLLEGDKVDFDLTTNTGVVSYGKMFIARNHFYLKGDKIEKRGEATYRIQGACLTTCDGETPDWRLTAREMDVTVDGYGKLRDGKFFAKDVPILYLPYFIFPAKTTRQTGFLFPRLAYSRDKLGWDTEIPFYVAISNSTDATFYQRYMDKRGFKEGAEFRYFLNKDSYGTIYGDYLRDSAQITEQAGALSRDWQTPQNRWSFYLQNYTALQPGLYLRADIAKVSDKWYFRDFSSHNYYQDHYAQNSDERFRRVSFTADESLAFLESKVRLVKDWSLYNLTALLSYTDDLTRNSNDATLQKYPEITLSGVKQSFLGTPVNFVLNASYSGNYRQAGQGGNLGDVKPVFSLPLDVGGFFSLIPEAEVRGSFWERNDDLVTDDNKRGQRTAYRLGMDATTSFFRDFTLAGQAKDPTKGSTKDPVMDKIRHEIKPELIYTYLPYVEQTDLPDFADVIAEQHSVTAAITNTLVARMKDKNGATSYQEILRFKVAQGYDIKEARRNGNGSVAPRRPFGGVDMELDLTPSAVIAFYVRNRLNVNSGRWEKSNYDLKMTDTRGDTATIGYRYTADLLEGINLSFRAFVTKSLDLSYELKRNLFDGQDISNVVGFNYSRQCWSIGLSFADAASDRTVMLSFSLNGLGGVGKK, from the coding sequence ATGAATAAAATTTTCCCTTGGCATTTTATCTGTTTTCTCACGATCGTTTTCTGGGGCGCCGCCTTTTCCGGTTGGGCGTTGGAGGGGCTTCCCACGACAGGAGGGCCGTTCACCATTGAAGCCGACCGTATCTCCTACGACCAGGGGGAAGATATCTACCGTGCCTCGGGCCAGGTCAGCATTGTTTTTTCGGGCGGCACGCTGCGAGCTGATTCCGTAATGCTGGCCAAGGGCAGCAACACCGCCTCAGCCGAGGGCCGGGTAAGGCTCCAGACGGCAAGCGATCTCCTGGAAGGCGACAAGGTTGATTTTGATCTGACGACGAACACCGGGGTCGTATCTTACGGGAAGATGTTTATTGCCCGGAACCACTTCTATCTGAAGGGCGATAAGATTGAAAAAAGGGGGGAGGCCACCTACCGCATCCAAGGGGCGTGCCTGACCACCTGTGACGGCGAGACGCCGGACTGGCGCCTCACGGCCCGGGAAATGGACGTCACCGTAGATGGTTACGGAAAGCTCAGAGACGGCAAATTTTTCGCTAAAGATGTGCCTATTTTGTACCTCCCCTATTTCATTTTTCCCGCCAAAACGACGCGCCAGACCGGTTTTCTTTTCCCCAGGCTGGCCTACTCGCGCGATAAACTGGGTTGGGATACGGAGATTCCCTTCTATGTAGCCATCTCGAACAGCACCGATGCGACCTTTTATCAGCGCTACATGGATAAGCGAGGATTCAAGGAGGGCGCCGAGTTCCGGTACTTCCTCAATAAAGATTCCTATGGCACCATTTATGGCGATTACCTGCGCGACTCCGCCCAAATCACGGAACAGGCGGGAGCTCTGAGCAGAGACTGGCAGACGCCTCAGAACCGCTGGTCTTTCTACCTGCAAAATTATACCGCCCTGCAACCGGGTTTATACCTGCGGGCCGACATCGCGAAGGTTTCCGACAAATGGTATTTCCGGGATTTCTCCTCGCACAATTATTACCAGGACCATTACGCGCAGAATTCTGATGAACGCTTCCGCAGGGTGTCCTTTACAGCCGACGAATCCCTGGCTTTCCTGGAATCAAAAGTGCGCCTCGTTAAAGACTGGTCTTTATATAATCTCACGGCCCTCCTGAGCTATACGGATGATTTAACGAGAAATTCCAATGACGCCACCTTGCAGAAATATCCCGAGATTACCTTAAGCGGGGTGAAGCAATCTTTCCTGGGTACGCCCGTCAATTTTGTCCTGAATGCTTCCTACAGCGGCAATTACCGGCAGGCGGGACAGGGGGGTAATCTGGGCGATGTTAAGCCGGTTTTTTCGCTGCCCCTGGATGTGGGTGGCTTTTTCAGTTTGATACCGGAGGCGGAGGTCCGGGGGTCGTTCTGGGAAAGGAACGACGACCTGGTGACGGACGACAATAAGCGCGGCCAACGTACCGCCTATCGCCTGGGGATGGACGCGACGACGTCCTTTTTCCGTGATTTTACCCTGGCAGGCCAGGCAAAGGACCCAACGAAGGGCTCAACAAAGGACCCGGTCATGGATAAAATTCGCCATGAAATTAAACCGGAATTGATCTATACCTATCTCCCCTATGTAGAGCAGACAGACCTGCCTGATTTTGCAGACGTTATTGCCGAGCAGCATTCCGTCACAGCGGCCATCACCAATACGCTGGTGGCCAGGATGAAAGACAAGAACGGTGCGACGAGTTATCAGGAAATACTGCGCTTCAAGGTGGCCCAAGGTTATGACATCAAGGAGGCGAGGCGGAATGGCAATGGTTCTGTCGCTCCCCGGCGCCCCTTCGGCGGCGTAGATATGGAGCTGGACTTAACACCTTCTGCTGTCATTGCCTTTTACGTTCGCAACCGGCTCAATGTCAATTCCGGCCGCTGGGAGAAATCCAACTACGATCTCAAAATGACCGATACGCGGGGCGATACCGCGACGATAGGCTACCGCTATACAGCCGATTTACTGGAAGGAATCAATCTTTCCTTCCGGGCCTTTGTAACAAAATCCCTGGACCTGTCCTATGAGCTCAAGAGAAACTTGTTTGACGGGCAGGATATCAGCAATGTCGTCGGCTTTAACTACAGCCGCCAGTGCTGGAGCATCGGTTTAAGCTTTGCTGATGCGGCGAGCGACCGGACGGTAATGCTTTCCTTCTCCCTCAATGGTTTGGGCGGCGTGGGGAAAAAATAG
- the rplQ gene encoding 50S ribosomal protein L17, which produces MKPAPADLGGKGRIVMLYGKSGSKLGRTTSHKKAMLRNMATSIIKYEKIRTTDSKAREIKRVADKLVTLGKRGDLHARRQAASFVRDRAMVGKLFDELSARYRDRAGGYTRVIKVGCRIGDNAPMSIVEFIQ; this is translated from the coding sequence TTGAAACCTGCTCCTGCCGATCTGGGTGGGAAAGGAAGAATAGTAATGCTTTACGGGAAATCAGGCAGTAAACTGGGAAGAACGACGAGCCACAAAAAAGCCATGTTACGCAACATGGCAACTTCTATTATAAAGTATGAAAAGATTAGAACCACTGATTCGAAGGCCAGAGAAATAAAGAGGGTGGCCGATAAATTAGTGACGTTAGGCAAGAGAGGCGATCTTCATGCCCGGAGACAAGCCGCGTCTTTTGTAAGAGACCGGGCGATGGTGGGTAAACTGTTTGATGAATTGTCGGCTCGTTATCGCGACCGGGCCGGCGGTTATACGCGGGTCATCAAGGTGGGTTGCCGGATCGGCGATAATGCGCCCATGTCCATTGTAGAATTTATTCAATAA
- a CDS encoding DNA-directed RNA polymerase subunit alpha: MQKNWDSLIRPKRIDIDESTHTRFYGEFSCQPLERGFGITLGNALRRVLLSSIQGAAIVSLQIDGVLHEFSTVPGVKEDVTDIILNLKGVRMKIHQDGPQEIRIDAKKAGVVTAGDIITDGTVEILNPDHHIATLSGEAPFRALMVAKMGKGYIPAGSGKDIDQPEGVINMDALFSPVTKVNYTVTYARVGQIADYDRLILEVWTDGSVLPEDAVAYSAKILKYQLDILINFDEADEEEEQRGAEEGGTINDQLLRQVDELELSVRSANCLKNAGINMIGELVQKSEAEMLKTKNFGRKSLSEIKEVLGELGLGFGMKLG; this comes from the coding sequence ATGCAAAAAAACTGGGATAGTCTCATCCGACCAAAGCGTATTGATATTGATGAAAGCACACATACCCGTTTTTATGGGGAGTTTAGCTGCCAGCCGTTAGAGCGGGGGTTCGGCATTACCTTGGGCAATGCCCTGCGGCGGGTCTTGCTGTCTTCCATCCAGGGGGCGGCAATAGTTTCCCTTCAGATTGACGGGGTGTTGCACGAATTTTCTACCGTGCCCGGAGTTAAGGAAGATGTGACGGACATCATCCTTAACTTGAAGGGAGTTCGGATGAAAATTCATCAGGACGGGCCGCAGGAGATAAGAATTGACGCCAAAAAAGCGGGCGTCGTCACGGCGGGCGATATCATAACGGATGGTACAGTGGAAATACTCAATCCCGACCATCACATTGCCACTCTTTCCGGAGAAGCGCCTTTTCGGGCTTTGATGGTTGCCAAGATGGGCAAGGGTTATATACCGGCCGGCAGTGGCAAGGATATTGATCAGCCTGAGGGCGTCATCAATATGGACGCCTTATTTTCGCCCGTAACAAAGGTCAATTATACGGTTACCTATGCGCGTGTTGGTCAGATCGCCGATTACGACAGGCTTATTCTGGAGGTCTGGACGGATGGCAGCGTGTTGCCGGAAGACGCAGTTGCTTATTCGGCCAAGATTTTGAAATATCAGCTTGATATATTGATCAATTTTGATGAAGCTGATGAAGAGGAAGAGCAACGGGGTGCGGAGGAAGGCGGTACTATTAATGATCAACTGCTGCGTCAGGTTGACGAACTGGAGCTTTCCGTAAGATCGGCCAATTGTCTGAAAAATGCCGGAATTAATATGATCGGGGAGCTCGTGCAAAAATCGGAAGCAGAGATGCTGAAGACCAAAAATTTTGGCCGCAAGTCTCTCAGTGAGATCAAGGAAGTGTTGGGTGAGCTGGGACTTGGTTTCGGTATGAAGCTTGGATAA
- the rpmJ gene encoding 50S ribosomal protein L36 — translation MKVRSSIKKICDKCKILKRKGVLRVICENPKHKQRQG, via the coding sequence GTGAAAGTCAGGTCGTCAATAAAAAAGATATGTGATAAATGTAAAATTCTCAAGCGGAAGGGCGTATTGAGAGTGATTTGCGAAAACCCCAAGCACAAGCAGCGGCAGGGGTAA
- a CDS encoding bifunctional folylpolyglutamate synthase/dihydrofolate synthase produces MTTPGDYLSQLNSSIIRLGLGPVRKLLASLHNPQNRYASVLIGGTNGKGSIAATTAAIMQAAGYRVGLYTSPHLIDIRERIRVNGDMIAVNELDGLIDEVRGQVGEEITYFEFLTAVAFLYFYRRQVEVAILEVGLGGRLDATNVVIPVLSVISNISLEHGDYLGKGLANIAREKGGIIPVGGVCVTAARQKPVREILAGICLDRQAQLYQLGRDISVRRHHDGTFSYRGIKKNYPRLACSLRGRHQVENTALALAAIELLADRGGLPVSDAAVYRGMQNTRWEGRLEVLQSDPQIIVDGGHNPAGIAVLGRALREDFSYRRLILIFGVLRDKNFQLMLKKIAPLADVVIITRPDTARAVPPGELTAAARLYCDHVEIVADTRQALYRAMAVAAREDLICVAGSLYLIGEIKQAYAATHA; encoded by the coding sequence ATGACCACCCCGGGCGATTACCTTTCCCAGTTGAACAGTTCAATTATTCGTTTAGGTCTCGGTCCGGTCCGGAAACTGCTGGCGTCTTTGCATAATCCCCAGAATCGCTACGCGAGCGTCCTGATCGGCGGCACAAACGGCAAAGGTTCCATCGCCGCTACGACGGCAGCCATTATGCAGGCAGCCGGCTACCGCGTCGGTCTCTATACCTCGCCGCATCTAATTGACATCCGGGAGCGAATTCGCGTCAACGGCGACATGATAGCCGTAAACGAACTGGATGGTCTGATTGACGAGGTGAGGGGACAGGTCGGCGAGGAGATTACCTATTTCGAATTTCTCACGGCGGTGGCCTTTCTGTATTTTTACCGGAGGCAGGTGGAGGTGGCAATCCTGGAAGTAGGTCTGGGGGGCAGGTTGGACGCAACCAACGTTGTTATCCCGGTTCTCTCTGTGATATCCAACATTTCCCTTGAACATGGTGATTATTTAGGCAAGGGGCTGGCGAATATAGCGCGGGAAAAGGGGGGGATTATCCCGGTCGGCGGGGTGTGCGTGACGGCGGCCAGGCAGAAGCCGGTGCGGGAGATACTCGCCGGGATCTGCCTTGACCGCCAGGCGCAGCTCTATCAGTTGGGTAGAGATATCAGCGTCCGACGCCACCATGACGGGACCTTCTCCTATCGGGGGATCAAGAAAAATTATCCGCGGTTGGCCTGTTCTCTCAGGGGAAGGCACCAGGTGGAAAATACCGCCCTGGCGCTGGCGGCCATAGAGCTGCTGGCGGACAGAGGCGGACTGCCTGTCAGTGACGCTGCCGTTTACCGGGGGATGCAGAACACCCGGTGGGAAGGACGGCTGGAGGTCCTGCAGTCGGATCCGCAAATTATCGTGGATGGCGGCCATAATCCGGCCGGGATCGCCGTCCTGGGCCGGGCCTTGCGGGAGGATTTCTCCTATCGCCGTCTGATCCTAATCTTTGGCGTGCTGCGGGATAAAAATTTCCAGTTGATGTTGAAAAAAATTGCGCCGCTGGCGGATGTGGTTATCATCACCCGGCCGGATACGGCAAGGGCCGTCCCGCCGGGCGAACTGACAGCAGCAGCCAGGCTTTATTGCGACCATGTCGAGATCGTCGCCGATACCCGTCAGGCCCTCTACAGGGCCATGGCGGTGGCCGCCAGGGAAGATTTGATCTGTGTTGCCGGGTCACTTTATCTGATCGGAGAAATCAAGCAGGCATACGCGGCGACGCATGCGTAG
- the rpsD gene encoding 30S ribosomal protein S4, which produces MARYLDSACRLCRREGLKLFLKGDRCYSEKCAFERRGYAPGDHGQMRRKQPSDYGIQLREKQKLKRMYGLLEKQFHGSFETAEKKKGITGANLLIGLERRLDNMVFRMGFASSRNEARQLVTHRHFLVNGKAVNIPSYLLKAGDEITLKEKSRKVACILEAMGTVARRGVPQWLALNKEGFQASVKMLPTREELTMPVQEQLVVELYSK; this is translated from the coding sequence TTGGCAAGATATTTAGATTCCGCGTGCCGGTTATGCCGGAGAGAAGGACTGAAGTTATTTCTCAAAGGGGACAGGTGCTATAGTGAGAAGTGCGCCTTTGAGCGGCGGGGATATGCGCCGGGCGATCACGGTCAGATGCGCCGGAAGCAGCCGTCTGATTACGGCATCCAGTTGCGTGAGAAGCAGAAGCTCAAGAGGATGTACGGGCTGCTGGAAAAGCAGTTCCACGGCAGCTTTGAAACGGCCGAGAAAAAAAAGGGCATTACGGGCGCCAATCTTTTGATTGGTCTGGAGAGGCGTCTGGACAATATGGTTTTCCGCATGGGTTTTGCCAGTTCGAGAAATGAAGCGCGCCAGTTGGTCACGCATCGGCATTTCCTCGTGAATGGCAAGGCGGTGAATATACCTTCTTATCTGCTCAAGGCCGGGGACGAAATTACCCTGAAGGAAAAAAGCCGGAAAGTGGCCTGCATCCTGGAAGCCATGGGAACGGTGGCCAGGAGAGGCGTGCCGCAGTGGCTGGCGCTGAACAAAGAGGGTTTTCAAGCCAGTGTAAAGATGCTTCCTACCCGGGAAGAATTGACCATGCCGGTTCAGGAACAGTTGGTTGTTGAACTTTACTCGAAGTAA
- a CDS encoding 3',5'-cyclic-nucleotide phosphodiesterase encodes MEIRVLGCHGSQLPGYNTTCFLLDGKILLDGGTITSVLTAEEQLNIEYVFVTHAHLDHISDIMFLADNLCYSQRERPLVVLSTPQIIATLRYYLFNGVIWPDFSGIPSAENPVIKFEAISPGGTVTTAGLDITAVKVSHSVETVGYVIEADEGTVIFMGDTGPTDEIWRIARKKKKKLQAVFIETSLPNDMQTLADMTGHLTPASLEQELSKLGDLNVPIYLYHMKTHLQEVIREELALLMNDNLRVLEDGQILQIGAL; translated from the coding sequence ATGGAGATCAGGGTCCTTGGTTGCCACGGATCGCAGCTTCCTGGTTATAATACGACCTGCTTTTTGCTGGACGGCAAGATCCTGCTGGACGGCGGGACCATCACATCAGTCCTCACTGCCGAAGAGCAACTAAACATCGAGTATGTTTTTGTCACCCATGCCCACCTCGATCACATCAGCGACATCATGTTTCTGGCCGACAACCTTTGCTATTCGCAAAGAGAACGGCCCTTAGTTGTTTTGAGCACCCCCCAGATCATCGCCACATTACGGTATTACCTGTTTAATGGTGTCATCTGGCCGGATTTCTCCGGCATTCCCAGTGCGGAAAATCCCGTTATAAAATTCGAGGCCATCTCACCGGGGGGAACCGTCACGACCGCCGGGTTGGACATTACCGCTGTCAAGGTCAGTCACTCTGTGGAAACGGTAGGTTATGTTATTGAAGCTGACGAGGGAACCGTCATCTTTATGGGTGATACCGGGCCTACGGATGAAATCTGGCGGATCGCCAGGAAGAAAAAGAAGAAGCTGCAGGCAGTATTCATTGAAACTTCTCTCCCCAACGACATGCAGACCCTGGCCGACATGACGGGGCACTTAACGCCTGCCTCCCTGGAGCAGGAGCTGAGTAAATTGGGCGATCTCAACGTTCCGATCTATCTATACCATATGAAGACCCATCTTCAGGAAGTGATAAGAGAAGAGCTGGCCCTCCTGATGAACGACAACCTGCGTGTCCTTGAGGATGGTCAGATCCTGCAAATCGGGGCGTTATGA
- the rpsM gene encoding 30S ribosomal protein S13 — protein sequence MARIAGVDLPKNKRMEIALTYIYGIGRSKSVYILDKAGVSNDTKTDNLADSEITAIRNVIDKELKVEGDLRREISMSIKRLMDIGAYRGLRHRKGLPVRGQRTSTNARTRKGPRRAVASKKK from the coding sequence GTGGCAAGAATTGCGGGGGTGGATTTACCCAAGAATAAAAGGATGGAGATCGCGCTTACTTATATATATGGTATTGGGCGCAGCAAGTCGGTCTATATCCTTGACAAAGCCGGTGTGAGCAACGATACCAAGACGGACAATCTTGCCGATTCGGAGATCACGGCCATAAGAAATGTTATTGACAAGGAACTCAAGGTGGAGGGCGACCTGAGGCGGGAGATATCAATGTCCATCAAGCGTCTCATGGACATCGGCGCCTACCGGGGCTTGCGACACCGCAAGGGACTGCCTGTCCGGGGGCAAAGGACAAGCACTAATGCGCGGACCAGAAAAGGACCGCGGCGGGCCGTGGCGTCCAAGAAGAAGTAG
- the infA gene encoding translation initiation factor IF-1: protein MAKEEAIEVEGKVIEPLPNAMFRVELENGYKVLAHISGKMRMHFIKILPGDKVTVELSPYDLSRGRIIYRTK from the coding sequence ATGGCAAAAGAAGAGGCAATCGAGGTTGAAGGTAAGGTAATAGAGCCGCTGCCCAATGCCATGTTCCGCGTGGAACTGGAGAACGGGTATAAGGTACTGGCGCATATCTCCGGGAAAATGCGGATGCATTTTATCAAGATTCTGCCGGGTGACAAGGTGACGGTGGAGTTGTCTCCCTACGACTTGTCGCGCGGGAGAATAATATACAGGACGAAATAA
- the rpsK gene encoding 30S ribosomal protein S11 has translation MAKTVRKTGKKKEKKNITEGVAHIQSTFNNTIVTITDLSGNVIAWSSSGTEGFKGSRKSTPFAAQMAAESAVKKAKEHGLRNVQVFVKGPGAGRESALRSLQLAGLKISLIRDVTPVPHNGCRPPKRRRV, from the coding sequence ATGGCAAAGACAGTCAGGAAAACAGGCAAGAAGAAGGAAAAAAAGAATATTACCGAGGGTGTTGCGCATATCCAGTCCACATTCAATAATACCATTGTGACCATTACTGATCTCAGTGGCAATGTGATTGCCTGGTCATCCTCGGGAACGGAAGGATTTAAGGGGTCGCGGAAGAGCACTCCCTTTGCGGCCCAGATGGCGGCCGAGAGCGCCGTCAAGAAGGCTAAAGAACACGGATTAAGGAACGTGCAGGTGTTCGTGAAAGGTCCGGGGGCGGGAAGAGAGTCGGCGCTCAGGTCCCTGCAGTTGGCCGGTCTTAAAATCAGCCTCATCAGGGATGTTACTCCCGTTCCGCACAACGGCTGCCGTCCACCAAAAAGAAGAAGGGTGTAG